One bacterium DNA segment encodes these proteins:
- a CDS encoding ABC transporter permease: MIKHFLIGILRQAARQKTYTTITTIGLAIGLASFLVTASWIRFETGFDSNWRNHDRIARVIGSQQFAADGQRLAALPFNLAPVLAQEFPEFEQVARVQSPASLLFAVDDRRFYESSVFYADSNILEIFDLPLRFGQRASALNGPNQAILSAEAAEKYFGSSDPIGKSIRIDNRDDLAVTGVMEPLPFNISFRPNILVTMNTHAAVAAGTYLHDWRTNAYGTFVLIADGANATTINSKIRDVLSRYRPDGTPPQLSIQPIREVHLTPNLQGDFAVRSSKLLLWVFGATALAVLIIACVNYTNLATARAISREREIGVRKALGADRMRLMMQFFGESLVASGLAMIVAIVISEFIVIGANRWFDSNLRQYFRFDWPALVTIVGTWLVTSIGAGLYPALHLSSLRSALAIRSSGNVSTHSSALRASLVILQFVASISLIIGTVTIYRQLDYFSSRDIGFDKDQIVTVALPGQELKEKVPALKAALGSHSAVKSVTAIGALPSSQQQSSASFNWEGGPPDKQLLFNLNVVDEDYLETFGLELASGRNFSGAVSESETSMPCIINETAAKSMGWDEAVGRNIIQPPELKINVIGVVKDYNYASLHLPIRPLMLYMDPSRPTNMAIKISTADLSATLVELEKLWSEVVPERPFNYSFLDVSFASAYQAEQQAGRILLLYTVIAIAIACLGLISLASYRIARRTKETGIRKVLGASIASIVVLHTKEFVLWILVANVIAWPIGYLAIEQWLQNFAYRVDVSWWSLAFAGFGALLIALLTVAIQTLKSATSNPVKSLRYE; encoded by the coding sequence ATGATCAAACACTTTCTAATTGGAATACTCCGACAAGCGGCGAGACAGAAGACCTATACCACCATCACAACAATTGGGTTGGCAATCGGTCTGGCGAGTTTTCTTGTCACGGCAAGCTGGATCCGCTTTGAAACCGGCTTCGATTCCAATTGGCGTAACCACGACCGTATAGCCCGCGTCATTGGAAGCCAACAATTTGCTGCAGACGGTCAGCGGCTTGCGGCTTTGCCGTTCAATCTAGCTCCAGTCTTGGCACAGGAATTTCCGGAATTCGAACAAGTCGCGCGAGTTCAATCGCCTGCTTCATTGTTGTTTGCTGTTGACGACAGGCGATTCTATGAATCGTCAGTCTTTTACGCTGATTCAAATATTCTCGAGATATTTGACCTGCCGCTTCGCTTTGGTCAGCGCGCATCCGCACTCAACGGACCGAACCAGGCAATTCTCAGTGCGGAGGCCGCAGAGAAGTATTTTGGAAGCAGTGATCCGATAGGGAAGTCAATTCGAATTGACAATCGCGATGATCTTGCCGTCACCGGTGTTATGGAGCCGCTGCCGTTTAACATCAGCTTCCGTCCAAATATCCTCGTGACAATGAATACACACGCGGCTGTTGCAGCTGGTACTTATCTGCACGACTGGCGCACAAACGCCTACGGCACGTTCGTACTCATTGCCGATGGTGCAAATGCGACAACCATCAACTCGAAGATTAGGGACGTGCTTAGCCGCTATCGACCTGACGGAACTCCACCGCAGCTCTCAATTCAACCGATTCGCGAAGTTCATCTCACACCAAACTTGCAGGGTGACTTTGCAGTGCGAAGTTCGAAACTGCTCCTTTGGGTCTTCGGGGCCACTGCTTTGGCGGTGTTAATCATCGCGTGCGTCAACTATACGAACTTGGCGACAGCGCGTGCAATCAGCCGCGAACGCGAAATTGGCGTTAGAAAGGCTCTTGGCGCAGACCGCATGCGACTTATGATGCAATTCTTCGGCGAATCACTAGTTGCTTCAGGTCTTGCAATGATCGTGGCAATTGTCATATCAGAGTTCATAGTGATTGGTGCAAACCGTTGGTTTGACTCGAATCTGCGTCAATATTTCCGTTTCGATTGGCCGGCGTTGGTCACCATAGTCGGGACATGGCTGGTGACTTCAATCGGCGCCGGACTTTACCCTGCACTACATCTCTCTTCGCTTCGCTCGGCTTTGGCTATCAGATCTTCCGGTAATGTGAGCACTCATTCATCAGCTTTGCGCGCTTCCTTGGTAATCCTACAATTCGTGGCTTCGATCTCATTGATAATCGGTACTGTGACGATTTATCGGCAACTGGACTACTTCAGTTCTCGCGACATCGGCTTCGATAAAGACCAGATAGTTACCGTTGCGTTGCCAGGTCAAGAACTGAAGGAAAAGGTCCCGGCTCTCAAGGCTGCACTTGGCTCTCATTCAGCAGTCAAATCGGTTACTGCAATAGGTGCTCTTCCGAGCTCGCAACAGCAGTCTTCCGCTTCGTTCAACTGGGAAGGAGGTCCGCCCGACAAGCAGCTCTTGTTCAATCTAAACGTCGTCGATGAGGACTATCTCGAGACATTCGGACTCGAACTGGCTTCCGGCCGCAATTTTAGCGGTGCTGTATCAGAATCTGAAACCTCAATGCCATGCATAATAAATGAGACAGCTGCCAAAAGTATGGGGTGGGACGAAGCCGTTGGACGCAACATCATCCAACCGCCTGAGCTGAAGATCAATGTTATCGGTGTCGTGAAGGATTACAATTATGCGTCACTGCATTTGCCGATTCGCCCTTTGATGCTCTACATGGATCCGTCGCGTCCGACTAATATGGCGATAAAGATCTCGACAGCCGACCTGTCGGCTACTCTCGTCGAGTTGGAGAAACTTTGGTCAGAAGTCGTTCCCGAACGACCCTTCAATTACTCGTTTCTCGACGTGTCCTTTGCCAGTGCCTATCAGGCTGAGCAACAAGCAGGCAGAATACTGCTACTGTATACGGTGATTGCAATCGCCATCGCCTGCCTCGGACTCATCAGTCTGGCGTCATATCGGATAGCCCGACGAACCAAGGAGACAGGAATCCGCAAAGTGCTCGGCGCATCAATCGCGTCGATTGTAGTGCTTCACACTAAGGAATTTGTGCTCTGGATACTCGTTGCCAATGTCATCGCATGGCCGATTGGCTATCTGGCAATCGAGCAATGGCTGCAAAACTTCGCATACCGAGTTGATGTCTCCTGGTGGTCGTTAGCATTCGCAGGTTTCGGTGCGCTACTGATTGCTCTACTGACGGTGGCAATTCAGACATTGAAATCTGCAACCAGCAACCCAGTCAAGAGCCTTCGTTATGAATAG
- a CDS encoding sugar ABC transporter ATP-binding protein, with protein sequence MSGIRKTFPGVIALESATFDLESGEVHALVGENGAGKSTLIKILTGVQHQDSGTIELYGSHVTFNSPLDAQQALLATIYQEFTLVPSLSVRANLFLGREKSRAGFLNEREEASKAKRILAKLGLAIDVETSVSELTIAQQQLVEIGRALASDAKILVMDEPTAALTPTEVRALFVVLRELAEQGIGMIFISHRLDEIFEIADRITVLRDGATIETRAASNFTRRQLIELMVGRNIEEEYPKVKTEPKTEGLEVRNLKGSIVQDVSFTANRGEIVGIAGLMGAGRTEVVRMIFGADKLENGTISLDGKKIKASSPREAIAQGICLLTEDRKAQGLILRAAAKDNFALPNLKLWSVLGFIDKAKELSRFQKHVANLKIRISDAEQLAENLSGGNQQKLLVARWLETNSQVVIFDEPTRGIDVGAKYEMYLLIGELALQGKVVIVVSSELPELLGICDRILVMRRGRVAGEITDVRTAKQDDVMALAV encoded by the coding sequence ATGTCGGGGATACGTAAGACATTCCCCGGCGTCATCGCGCTCGAAAGTGCAACATTTGACCTCGAGAGCGGCGAAGTGCATGCTCTGGTTGGAGAAAATGGTGCCGGCAAAAGCACGCTTATAAAGATTCTCACTGGAGTGCAGCATCAAGACAGCGGCACAATCGAGCTGTATGGCTCTCATGTAACCTTCAATTCACCACTGGATGCACAACAAGCTCTGCTTGCCACCATCTATCAAGAATTCACTTTAGTTCCTTCCTTGAGTGTTCGTGCAAATTTGTTCCTCGGACGAGAGAAATCTCGGGCAGGCTTTCTCAACGAGCGAGAAGAAGCCTCGAAGGCAAAAAGGATCCTGGCGAAACTGGGACTCGCGATTGATGTTGAGACTTCCGTTTCAGAACTGACAATTGCACAGCAGCAGCTGGTTGAAATCGGTCGCGCGTTAGCGAGCGATGCCAAGATACTGGTCATGGATGAACCAACAGCAGCACTTACACCAACCGAAGTGAGAGCGTTGTTCGTCGTCTTGCGAGAATTGGCGGAACAAGGCATCGGAATGATCTTTATTAGCCACCGCTTGGACGAAATATTCGAGATTGCAGACCGGATTACGGTTCTGCGCGATGGAGCAACCATCGAAACACGGGCGGCTTCAAATTTCACCCGGCGTCAGCTAATTGAACTTATGGTCGGGCGCAACATCGAGGAAGAATATCCCAAAGTGAAGACCGAACCAAAGACAGAAGGCCTTGAAGTTCGCAATTTGAAAGGCAGCATTGTCCAAGATGTATCGTTCACGGCAAATCGAGGCGAGATTGTAGGAATTGCGGGATTGATGGGTGCAGGACGAACGGAAGTCGTACGAATGATTTTTGGCGCAGACAAACTTGAGAATGGAACGATTTCGCTCGATGGCAAGAAAATTAAAGCAAGTTCGCCCCGCGAAGCGATCGCCCAAGGAATATGTCTTCTGACCGAAGACCGCAAAGCACAGGGATTGATACTGCGAGCGGCTGCAAAAGACAATTTTGCACTTCCCAATCTCAAGTTATGGTCGGTCCTTGGCTTCATCGACAAAGCCAAAGAGTTGAGCCGCTTTCAAAAACACGTGGCGAATCTCAAAATTCGCATTTCTGATGCGGAACAACTTGCCGAGAATCTTTCCGGAGGCAATCAGCAGAAATTGCTGGTTGCGAGGTGGCTGGAGACGAATTCGCAAGTCGTGATATTTGATGAGCCAACACGCGGCATCGATGTTGGCGCGAAATATGAGATGTATTTGCTCATTGGCGAGTTGGCGCTACAGGGGAAGGTTGTGATTGTGGTGTCTTCGGAGCTGCCGGAGTTGCTCGGCATTTGCGACCGAATACTTGTGATGAGAAGGGGTCGTGTTGCCGGCGAGATTACAGACGTAAGGACAGCGAAACAGGATGATGTTATGGCATTGGCTGTTTGA
- a CDS encoding ABC transporter ATP-binding protein, producing the protein MFEIRNCSKWYPSGSGRSYVLRDVSLAVERGEFVSIMGPSGAGKSTLLHILGLLDSPSDGSYIFMGQDVTVLKEKQRAQLYKQHIGFVFQSYHLLDELTVYENLETPLLYKNVPTPERKALIADVLDRFNIVGKKDLFPSQLSGGQQQLVGIARAVIYNPDLILADEPTGNLNSGQGEEIMSLFRTLNKEGTTIVPVTHSEKNASFGSRVINLLDGRVEKS; encoded by the coding sequence TTGTTCGAAATACGCAACTGCTCAAAGTGGTATCCATCTGGTTCCGGCAGGTCGTATGTCCTCAGGGATGTTTCTCTTGCGGTCGAAAGGGGAGAGTTTGTCTCGATCATGGGTCCCTCCGGCGCAGGAAAGTCGACATTACTTCATATCCTCGGACTTCTCGATTCTCCTTCCGATGGAAGCTACATCTTCATGGGTCAGGACGTCACCGTACTTAAAGAAAAACAGCGAGCCCAGCTTTACAAGCAGCACATAGGATTCGTGTTTCAGAGCTACCATCTACTTGACGAACTCACTGTCTACGAGAATCTCGAGACTCCGCTATTGTACAAGAACGTACCGACCCCTGAACGCAAAGCGCTCATCGCAGACGTTCTCGATCGATTCAACATTGTCGGCAAGAAGGACCTGTTCCCGTCACAATTGTCCGGTGGGCAGCAGCAACTCGTTGGAATTGCGCGTGCCGTAATCTATAACCCGGATCTGATCCTCGCTGACGAGCCGACTGGAAATCTGAATTCCGGACAAGGCGAAGAAATCATGTCCCTGTTCAGGACTTTGAACAAGGAAGGAACAACAATTGTCCCAGTCACCCACTCGGAGAAGAATGCAAGTTTTGGATCGCGTGTTATCAATCTGCTTGATGGGCGGGTTGAGAAATCATGA
- a CDS encoding ABC transporter permease, translated as MIKHYIGIAVRNLRKHVGYTFIHLAGLACGFAVTMLILIFIRDELSFDGFHEKSDYIAQMVAFRESGEGDLTPISHMPLPLGPAILEETPSAKRFVRISGADQVHMIAGGHQDTERITFADPALFTVFTFPLINGDTTKLFQTPNETILTERLAIKYFGTTDIINQTIELFLQGERRSFTIVGVAQNVPSNSTIQFTIVVPMTAVFRYEVASNRWNWWRVRTFVEFDRPVSEVDTTILTGIIARRWSDRKSDETVPLTLRALPDVHPDPQTGGSNPLYSYILSGIALVILLIAGINYVSLGIARGTIRCREVAVRKLFGAVRQQIIWQFLAESVLLAILAAIIGFAMAEMALPAFSAFLGRELESSWITNYALLSFGLAVAVLSGLCAGLVPAIVLSRPQPAEIFRRAATMARSGLLMRGMTVIQLGLSVFLFIGTVVMQKQSRHLESLPLGYSPSAVMVIERPADNSINDQDFLKRLRNELSGESKILSVTATSASFNRGYDATGWNAEGKHFTAYLYRVDPAYISTLGMNIVDGRDFAANASADAANPIIVNESLMEQLGQRYTVGSIVPALDTVFEGLGTPTIVGVVKDYHFLSLHEEIGPALLFTRELYPYFQLLVRVDDQEIPAATAAVEKAYEKVSNGLKCNWTFLDDDLAQQYVSESRWTKIVTAAAFFAITIAALGIFGLAGITAVRRSKEVGIRKVLGASVPQVLASINREFVVMVLIANVIIWPLAWYAARKWLENFAYHIELSLWSFLLAAAITGLVALAAVSAHTLRAAIADPVKALRQE; from the coding sequence ATGATTAAGCATTACATCGGGATCGCCGTACGCAATCTGCGCAAGCACGTTGGTTATACATTCATTCATCTTGCCGGACTCGCCTGTGGATTTGCAGTTACGATGCTGATCTTGATATTTATCCGAGACGAATTGTCGTTTGACGGATTTCACGAAAAATCAGACTACATCGCCCAGATGGTGGCTTTTCGCGAATCTGGAGAAGGTGATCTGACTCCAATAAGCCACATGCCGCTGCCGCTTGGCCCGGCAATTCTTGAAGAGACACCGTCCGCAAAGAGATTCGTTCGAATAAGTGGCGCGGACCAGGTGCATATGATCGCCGGTGGGCATCAAGACACCGAGCGTATTACATTTGCTGATCCAGCTCTGTTTACAGTATTCACCTTTCCATTGATAAACGGCGATACAACGAAGCTATTCCAGACTCCGAACGAGACCATTCTCACCGAACGCCTGGCTATCAAGTACTTCGGTACAACGGACATTATCAATCAGACCATTGAATTGTTCTTACAGGGCGAGCGGCGTTCCTTTACTATTGTTGGTGTTGCACAGAATGTACCGTCAAACTCAACTATTCAATTCACCATCGTAGTGCCAATGACGGCCGTCTTTCGCTATGAAGTAGCGTCCAACCGATGGAATTGGTGGCGAGTCAGAACTTTCGTCGAGTTTGACAGGCCGGTCTCGGAAGTTGACACCACGATATTGACGGGGATCATTGCGCGGCGCTGGTCAGACCGCAAAAGTGACGAGACCGTCCCACTCACATTGCGAGCCCTTCCGGACGTCCATCCCGATCCTCAAACGGGTGGTTCGAATCCGTTGTATTCCTACATTCTTTCAGGAATAGCACTGGTAATCCTACTCATTGCCGGCATCAACTATGTTTCGCTCGGTATCGCGCGTGGAACCATTCGGTGCAGGGAAGTCGCTGTACGCAAACTTTTTGGCGCAGTACGCCAACAAATCATCTGGCAGTTTCTGGCGGAATCAGTGCTACTCGCAATCCTTGCAGCTATAATCGGATTCGCAATGGCTGAAATGGCATTACCAGCTTTTTCCGCTTTCCTTGGCCGGGAGTTGGAGTCATCATGGATCACCAACTATGCGCTGCTTTCGTTTGGGCTTGCAGTTGCAGTCCTCAGCGGACTGTGCGCCGGACTGGTTCCTGCAATAGTGCTTTCGCGACCACAGCCTGCGGAAATATTCCGGCGTGCCGCAACAATGGCGCGATCCGGTCTCTTGATGCGCGGAATGACCGTTATCCAACTCGGGCTGTCAGTATTCTTGTTCATCGGGACCGTCGTAATGCAAAAGCAGAGTCGTCATCTTGAGTCATTGCCTTTGGGCTACTCCCCCAGTGCCGTGATGGTTATCGAGCGTCCGGCAGACAACAGCATCAACGATCAGGACTTCTTGAAGCGCTTAAGAAACGAATTGTCGGGCGAATCCAAGATTCTCAGTGTCACCGCTACGTCAGCGTCCTTCAACCGCGGTTACGACGCCACCGGCTGGAATGCAGAAGGTAAGCACTTCACTGCCTATCTCTATCGTGTTGACCCCGCGTACATATCCACGCTGGGGATGAACATTGTCGACGGCCGCGATTTTGCGGCTAATGCATCGGCTGATGCCGCCAACCCGATAATTGTGAATGAGTCTCTCATGGAGCAATTGGGACAGCGCTATACCGTCGGTTCAATAGTGCCGGCTCTTGATACGGTCTTCGAAGGACTTGGAACGCCGACAATCGTCGGAGTTGTAAAGGACTATCATTTCCTGTCGCTTCACGAGGAAATCGGCCCTGCACTTCTGTTTACCCGCGAGCTTTACCCATATTTCCAGTTGCTTGTGCGAGTTGACGATCAGGAGATTCCCGCCGCAACGGCGGCAGTCGAGAAGGCCTATGAGAAAGTATCTAATGGACTCAAGTGCAACTGGACATTTCTGGATGACGATCTGGCGCAACAATACGTCAGCGAGTCACGCTGGACGAAAATAGTTACCGCAGCCGCGTTCTTTGCGATCACCATTGCCGCTCTTGGTATTTTCGGTCTGGCAGGAATTACCGCTGTGCGTCGCAGTAAGGAAGTTGGAATTCGCAAGGTTCTCGGAGCATCAGTACCGCAGGTTCTCGCCAGCATTAATCGCGAATTCGTAGTGATGGTTCTGATTGCCAATGTCATCATCTGGCCGCTGGCATGGTATGCAGCGCGCAAGTGGCTGGAGAACTTTGCCTATCATATCGAATTGTCTCTTTGGAGCTTTCTTCTTGCCGCGGCAATCACCGGATTAGTCGCACTTGCTGCTGTCAGCGCGCATACCTTGCGGGCAGCAATAGCGGATCCCGTCAAAGCGCTAAGGCAAGAATAG
- a CDS encoding chitobiase/beta-hexosaminidase C-terminal domain-containing protein yields the protein MTNHKLLQAVTLTLLLFTTTFAQATDSKQPELKVVATAHLDTQWRWTIQNTINEFVPLTFRENFKLMDIYPDYVFSFEGSFRYKLFREYYPDEYAKLKKYVDSGQWRVTGSWVDAVDVNIPSFESLVRHNLYGNGFYKKEFGKTSRDIFLPDCFGFGYALPSIAAHCGLKSFTTQKLTWGSAVGVPFDIGLWQGVDGSKIIAGLNAGDYTGKIKGDLSRDTTWQRKIATSGETTGIHAGYTYFGTGDTGGSPESLSVDWLQRSIKSDGPIKVSSVGADDLVDLVNTVDQSKLPTYDGELLMTRHGVGCYTSQAAMKRWNRKNELLADAAERASVIAHLTAGVPYPTEYLRETWERFLWHQFHDDLTGTSIPEAYEFSWNDEILCQNRFAAALESAIGAVFSGSSENKEHYLTVFNPLAIHRSDVVELAFPEMRSWFYHFYGPDGLEIPTQTTANGKSQILQVGVSPIGFIQLTNLMNHDPKSVDSDLKVSENSIENSRYKIAIDPDGNVASIFDKKLKRELLSAPVQYQLLFDKPRQWPAWEIQYEDIIIPPRAVLKDPVEIKVIESGPVRASIEILRKTDASTFKTTISLVANSDRIEFKNEIDWYEKETLLKVAFPLTCANDSVTYDLGLGAIKRGLNTKQKYEVPGHQWADMTDPSGEYGVAILNDCKYGWDHPEAGVLRLTLIHTPGVFESWNWVGDEKSQDMGHHEFTFAICSHSGDWSDSDIPEQAARLNQPLVAFATDKHRGTLGREFSLLNVDAKSSGDNVFVNAVKMSETGDELIVRVKETKGKAANSTKINFAFPIESAREVNGFEDPVGTTLFHDSSLEFSLTPYQPKAFAVKLKTDPADDLPPVKWQPVVLPYNLDAISLDSDRKDGNIDGKGNSLAGELVPDTLLYNGVSFVMGPKKAGELNAVSCNGQTLKLPNGDYNELHIIGCSVGGAIGSTFAIDRYEEFKIWLQDYVEPLGQWNNRLVAGQLNEEPDGIAPGYINRQPVAWYGSHRHLASGENEAYRFTYLFAVNYIIEKGSRELTLPQNPNMKIFAISVAQTPFAENLTRVQPLYDELSSTLARVSADSSSFVGQCTVSMSSPNPGAMVYYSLDGTSPTLSSSRYQEPITLAATTTVKARAILDGKSDHFVTAVTYRQLVPHEATPVTDLKPGLAAAYYEGEWQKLPAFDSLKAKESFIADSIALPVIARAEDFGLTFAGYFLAPAEGLYEFAISSDDGSKVFVGDSLVVDNDGLHGGGDVVGQIALKPGYHRLYIPMFQCKGGRELDVHVTGPGMPRERLRANRLFH from the coding sequence ATGACCAATCACAAACTTTTGCAAGCTGTCACATTGACGCTTTTGCTGTTCACCACGACTTTCGCGCAGGCAACAGATTCCAAACAGCCCGAGTTGAAGGTTGTTGCAACGGCGCATCTCGACACGCAGTGGCGCTGGACGATTCAGAATACGATCAATGAATTTGTGCCGCTGACATTTCGCGAGAATTTCAAGCTGATGGATATCTATCCGGATTACGTCTTTAGCTTTGAGGGTTCGTTCCGTTACAAGCTCTTTCGCGAATACTACCCGGATGAATATGCGAAGCTGAAGAAGTATGTCGATTCGGGACAGTGGCGCGTTACCGGAAGCTGGGTTGATGCGGTGGATGTCAACATTCCTTCGTTCGAGTCGCTGGTGCGACATAACCTGTACGGCAACGGATTCTACAAGAAGGAGTTCGGCAAGACGAGCCGCGATATCTTTCTTCCCGATTGCTTCGGGTTCGGTTACGCATTGCCCTCGATAGCTGCGCATTGCGGGTTGAAGAGCTTCACCACACAGAAGCTCACCTGGGGCTCGGCAGTTGGTGTGCCGTTTGATATCGGGCTCTGGCAGGGAGTAGACGGTTCGAAGATCATCGCAGGATTGAATGCCGGGGACTATACGGGCAAGATCAAAGGCGATCTTAGCCGCGACACGACATGGCAACGCAAGATTGCGACCTCGGGCGAGACGACCGGAATACACGCGGGCTACACCTATTTTGGCACAGGCGACACAGGCGGATCACCTGAATCGTTGTCGGTCGATTGGCTGCAGAGATCTATCAAGAGTGATGGGCCGATCAAGGTCTCTTCTGTCGGCGCTGACGATCTGGTGGATTTGGTGAATACTGTCGATCAAAGTAAGCTGCCGACCTACGACGGCGAGCTGTTGATGACGCGACATGGCGTGGGATGTTACACCTCGCAGGCAGCGATGAAACGCTGGAACCGCAAGAATGAGCTATTGGCGGATGCGGCCGAGCGCGCTTCGGTGATAGCGCATCTGACGGCCGGTGTTCCCTATCCAACGGAGTATCTGCGTGAAACCTGGGAGAGATTCTTATGGCATCAATTCCACGACGATCTCACAGGTACGAGTATTCCGGAGGCGTACGAGTTTTCGTGGAATGATGAGATATTGTGTCAGAATCGGTTTGCGGCGGCACTGGAGAGTGCCATCGGAGCAGTCTTCTCTGGATCATCCGAAAATAAGGAGCACTACCTAACCGTATTTAATCCGTTGGCAATCCATCGTTCTGACGTGGTTGAGCTCGCATTCCCCGAGATGAGGTCTTGGTTCTACCACTTCTATGGTCCCGACGGACTCGAAATTCCTACCCAGACTACAGCCAATGGCAAAAGTCAGATTCTTCAGGTAGGAGTTTCGCCGATTGGATTTATCCAGCTGACAAATTTAATGAATCACGATCCGAAGTCCGTCGATTCCGACTTGAAGGTATCTGAAAATTCGATTGAAAATTCCCGATACAAAATCGCAATCGATCCGGACGGAAATGTCGCTTCAATATTTGATAAGAAACTCAAACGAGAACTGTTATCGGCACCTGTACAATATCAACTACTCTTCGACAAACCGCGTCAGTGGCCAGCTTGGGAGATTCAATATGAGGATATTATCATACCTCCGCGCGCCGTCCTCAAAGATCCAGTGGAAATCAAAGTCATCGAAAGCGGTCCGGTACGTGCGTCAATCGAGATTCTTCGCAAGACCGATGCTTCGACTTTTAAAACCACTATCAGCCTCGTCGCCAACAGCGATCGCATTGAATTCAAGAACGAGATCGACTGGTACGAAAAGGAGACGCTGCTTAAGGTCGCTTTCCCGTTGACCTGTGCCAACGATAGCGTGACTTACGACCTCGGACTGGGAGCAATCAAGCGCGGACTTAATACAAAGCAGAAGTACGAAGTGCCCGGTCACCAGTGGGCGGATATGACCGACCCGTCGGGCGAGTACGGCGTGGCAATATTGAACGACTGCAAGTACGGCTGGGATCATCCAGAAGCGGGAGTACTGCGCTTGACCTTGATTCACACACCGGGCGTATTCGAAAGCTGGAATTGGGTTGGTGACGAGAAGTCGCAGGACATGGGACATCACGAGTTTACGTTTGCGATCTGCTCTCACAGTGGCGACTGGAGTGATTCCGACATTCCTGAACAGGCGGCACGGCTTAATCAGCCTTTGGTAGCGTTCGCAACCGACAAGCATCGCGGGACGCTTGGTCGAGAGTTTTCACTGCTGAATGTCGATGCCAAATCTTCAGGCGATAATGTGTTCGTCAATGCAGTCAAAATGTCAGAAACGGGTGATGAACTGATTGTTCGAGTCAAAGAAACCAAAGGCAAAGCGGCAAATTCCACTAAGATCAATTTCGCATTTCCGATTGAGTCGGCACGCGAAGTCAACGGTTTTGAAGACCCGGTCGGCACCACATTGTTTCATGATAGCTCGCTGGAATTCTCGTTGACACCGTACCAGCCGAAAGCGTTCGCGGTGAAGCTAAAGACCGACCCGGCGGACGACCTGCCTCCAGTCAAGTGGCAGCCGGTGGTGCTTCCTTACAATCTCGACGCCATCAGCCTCGACAGTGATCGCAAGGACGGCAATATCGACGGCAAGGGGAATAGTCTGGCAGGAGAACTAGTTCCCGATACACTTTTATACAATGGCGTGTCTTTTGTGATGGGACCGAAGAAGGCGGGTGAACTGAATGCAGTTTCCTGCAACGGGCAAACGCTCAAACTGCCCAATGGAGACTATAACGAGCTGCATATCATAGGTTGCTCGGTTGGCGGCGCGATCGGAAGCACTTTTGCAATTGACCGATATGAGGAGTTCAAGATCTGGCTGCAGGACTATGTTGAACCACTTGGACAATGGAATAATCGCCTTGTGGCAGGTCAGTTGAATGAGGAACCGGATGGGATTGCACCCGGCTACATCAATCGCCAGCCAGTCGCGTGGTACGGATCGCATCGACATCTCGCCAGCGGAGAAAACGAAGCGTATCGCTTCACATATCTTTTCGCAGTGAATTACATAATCGAGAAGGGATCAAGAGAACTTACACTGCCGCAAAACCCGAACATGAAGATTTTCGCAATCAGCGTTGCACAGACGCCATTTGCCGAGAATCTGACAAGAGTCCAGCCATTGTACGATGAACTTAGCAGCACTCTTGCTCGTGTTTCTGCAGATAGCAGCAGTTTTGTCGGTCAGTGCACGGTAAGTATGAGTTCCCCTAACCCCGGCGCTATGGTATATTACAGCTTGGACGGCACAAGTCCGACGCTTAGTTCATCGCGATATCAAGAACCAATCACTCTGGCAGCCACCACGACGGTCAAAGCGCGTGCGATTCTCGATGGAAAAAGCGATCATTTTGTCACCGCCGTTACCTATCGCCAACTCGTCCCGCATGAAGCCACACCGGTTACTGATCTCAAACCTGGGTTGGCTGCAGCGTATTACGAAGGCGAATGGCAGAAACTGCCGGCGTTTGACTCACTGAAAGCTAAAGAGAGCTTCATCGCCGATTCGATTGCTCTTCCCGTGATCGCACGAGCGGAAGACTTTGGGTTGACGTTTGCCGGCTACTTCCTCGCACCGGCAGAGGGTCTGTACGAATTTGCTATCAGTTCCGATGATGGCAGCAAGGTGTTCGTAGGCGATTCACTGGTCGTCGACAACGATGGATTACATGGCGGTGGCGACGTGGTTGGTCAGATCGCGTTGAAGCCGGGATATCATCGGCTGTATATCCCGATGTTCCAATGCAAGGGAGGTCGCGAGCTAGACGTTCATGTCACCGGCCCGGGAATGCCACGCGAACGGCTGCGGGCGAATCGGCTGTTCCATTAG